The Saccharomyces mikatae IFO 1815 strain IFO1815 genome assembly, chromosome: 11 genome has a segment encoding these proteins:
- the KTI12 gene encoding Kti12p (similar to Saccharomyces cerevisiae KTI12 (YKL110C); ancestral locus Anc_2.462), with product MPLVLFTGYPCSGKTTLAKHLVQLIQAKIDATPSLSKYSITYHSDESLGIKHSDYITSQDERKLRSEIISAVKRDLSKNKIVVVDSLNYIKGFRYQLHCEVKNLSTTFCVIQTLCPPETIFEWNKTLNANPWEPELLNQLIQRYEEPNSNNRWDSPLFAVLVAQDNITDYIDDICKVVFQTSKSAKNSGHNDPLSRGLQKPNSATVLKPASQSNFIQILDVETTKIIKIIMNHIKSLTSIGGVSNGTRVIVSEGITDINDDGCFFVDLPIGNIVTLAQLQRLKRQFINFNKLRDIDQGRIGALFADYLNKNLN from the coding sequence atgccATTAGTTCTTTTTACAGGATACCCGTGTAGCGGTAAAACAACGCTCGCCAAGCATCTAGTGCAACTAATACAGGCCAAAATTGATGCAACCCCGTCATTAAGTAAATATTCCATAACATATCACTCAGATGAATCTCTTGGCATAAAACATTCAGACTATATCACCTCTCAAGACGAGAGAAAATTGAGATCGGAGATAATTTCCGCGGTGAAGAGGGACTTATCTAAGAATAAGATTGTCGTTGTAGATTCTTTGAACTATATTAAGGGTTTCCGGTATCAACTCCACTGcgaagtgaaaaatttgtctACGACATTTTGTGTAATTCAAACGTTGTGTCCGCCTGAGACCATTTTCGAGTGGAATAAGACTTTGAACGCAAATCCTTGGGAACCTGAATTGCTGAACCAGTTAATTCAAAGGTACGAAGAACCTAACTCAAACAATCGTTGGGACTCTCCACTGTTTGCTGTCCTTGTTGCTCAGGACAATATAACCGACtatattgatgatatttGCAAAGTGGTTTTCCAAACTTCTAAATCTGCAAAAAATAGTGGACACAATGATCCATTGAGTAGAGGTTTACAGAAACCCAATTCAGCGACGGTATTAAAACCTGCATCACAATCCAACTTTATTCAGATTCTCGATGTGGAAACTACCAAGATAATAAAGATCATAATGAACCACATCAAGAGTCTGACTTCTATTGGCGGGGTAAGCAATGGAACAAGAGTCATTGTTTCTGAAGGCATTACCGATATCAATGATGATGGTTGCTTTTTCGTGGACCTACCCATTGGTAATATCGTCACTTTGGCGCAACTGCAAAGATTGAAAAGACAATTTATCAACTTCAACAAACTAAGAGATATTGATCAAGGCAGGATCGGCGCCCTTTTCGCTGATTATCTCaataaaaatttgaattga
- the HAP4 gene encoding transcription factor HAP4 (similar to Saccharomyces cerevisiae HAP4 (YKL109W); ancestral locus Anc_2.464) has translation MTAKTFLLQASGSRPRSNHFKSEHNNIPLAPVPIAPNTHHHHNHNSSEFENDGNKKKKKSGLVVRTSKHWVLPPRPRPGRRSSAHNSLSSNSTNNTLNVGTNSRNNSNNSITSNRKQASKEKRKPRHIQTIDEKLINDSNYLAFLKFDDLENEKFHSSASSISSPSYSGYRNRKKSEYMDDESCTDVETIAAHNSLLSKSHHIDSSSIVHAPPTKKSKLNDFDLLSLSSTSPSVTPVPQLTKDLSLNLNFHKTPHKTSFPDSPEDFSPVDSVSLIRNHSLPTRLEVKEKMDDLNEIKFFNDFEKLEFFNKYAKVNTNNDINENNDLWNSYLQSMDNSTGKNRTDNQQVDDDDDMPLLNLPILEESVPSEPDVKVEQDDDDIWNYLPSSSSQQDSLGILDKNRTLDKENIQTNNDETYLFLQDQDESTNSHRHDELGSEVTLADSKFSYLPPTLEELMEEQDCNNSRSFKNFMFSNGNGTPCSNADGNTVNDDDYTKVLKSKKISTSKSNVNLYDLNENNNGATTTNEFDQNSFIDDLDEDVDFLKVQVF, from the coding sequence atgACCGCAAAGACTTTTCTACTACAGGCATCCGGTAGCCGTCCTCGTAGTAACCACTTCAAAAGTGAGCATAATAATATTCCGTTAGCCCCTGTACCGATCGCCCCGAATAcgcatcatcatcataacCATAATTCGTCGGAGTTCGAAAACGATGgcaacaaaaagaaaaagaaatctggTTTGGTGGTAAGAACATCTAAACATTGGGTTCTACCCCCTAGACCAAGACCTGGTAGAAGATCATCTGCTCACAACTCTCTGTCTTCTAACAGTACTAACAATACACTGAACGTTGGTACTAACAGCAggaataatagtaataatagcaTTACTTCCAACAGGAAGCAAGCttccaaagaaaagaggaagCCAAGACATATCCAGaccattgatgaaaagCTAATAAACGATTCAAACTATTTGGCTTTCTTGAAGTTTGACGActtggaaaatgaaaagttcCATTCTTCTGCCTCTTCAATCTCATCTCCATCTTATTCAGGCTATAgaaatagaaagaaatcaGAATACATGGACGATGAAAGTTGCACTGATGTGGAAACCATCGCTGCTCACAACAGTTTGCTGTCAAAAAGTCACCATAtagattcttcttcaatcgTCCATGCTCCACCCacgaagaaatcaaaactGAATGACTTCGATCTACTCTCTTTATCTTCAACTTCCCCATCGGTTACGCCAGTCCCACAGTTGACAAAAGATTTAAGTCtcaatttgaattttcacAAGACGCCTCATAAGACCTCGTTCCCTGATTCTCCAGAAGATTTTTCTCCAGTAGATTCAGTCTCATTAATTAGAAACCATTCCTTGCCCACCAGATTGGAGgtgaaggaaaaaatggatGATTTGAACGAgatcaaattctttaacGATTTCGAAAAACTtgagtttttcaataaatacGCTAAAGttaatactaataatgacATTAACGAAAACAATGATCTTTGGAATTCCTACCTACAATCGATGGACAATTCTACAGGTAAAAATCGTACCGATAATCAACAAGtagacgatgatgatgacatGCCCTTATTGAATCTGCCCATTTTGGAAGAATCTGTTCCCTCTGAACCAGATGTTAAGGTTGAACAGGATGACGATGACATTTGGAATTATCTACCAAGTTCAAGCTCACAACAAGACTCTTTAGGAATCTTGGACAAGAATCGTACTCTTGACAAAGAGAATATTCAAACAAATAATGACGAAACCTATCTATTTTTACAAGATCAGGATGAAAGTACAAATTCACACCGCCACGACGAGTTGGGTTCAGAAGTCACTTTAGCTGATAGTaagttttcttatttgcCCCCAACTTTAGAAGAATTGATGGAAGAGCAAGATTGTAACAACAGTAGgtcttttaaaaatttcatgTTTTCCAACGGTAACGGTACGCCGTGTTCAAATGCAGACGGTAATACTgttaatgatgatgactatACCAAAGTTTTaaagtcaaaaaaaattagtACCTCAAAGTCAAACGTAAACCTTTATGACTTAaacgaaaacaataatGGCGCCACTACCACCAACGAATTTGACCAAAATAGTTTTATCGATGATCTTGATGAGGATGTTGACTTTTTAAAGGTACAGGTATTCTAA
- the SLD2 gene encoding Sld2p (similar to Saccharomyces cerevisiae SLD2 (YKL108W); ancestral locus Anc_2.468) produces the protein MFSFDLDKLKVELKTWEHEFIEKNNREPTRDDIKSLRNVRQMYKQYSLLKKKQSLQTQEPFVHKSIEIAAHNKNNDEMGEIGPTPQVHGKAISIFEMNLSPIKPIYMAFTNDINMNNDSSKTISNVSSPEKTISVNSSPANRTLVAESISNVKRQLNFQIPKVSLSRTPISSPCKKQDELHAENKKFSPTTKPLLESDKSSRYYGPNSPLRLDEENIHLNIPFNSKIKRRLQMGYPSLLKTPSKDNHVDISNSFSPSPLIRRPLTKSLIELAKEHTEIVKEFSILEEEGDRGENGEEGSDEGCNADKCEEEEESKLEDGLIRSKVMADIFQEDEVEGNQGREGAFIRKRPKRRKVIRRSRENDLEDETSIVKRDVHKELMKLKKRKVAEFLGSTSQLSETESENDDEATGGVIPKQKPASKRKGRKKYNLVSNNFRRLKLPKKNRFFNRRSGRR, from the coding sequence ATGTTCTCTTTTGATCTGGACAAATTAAAGGTTGAGCTGAAAACATGGGAACATGAATTCATCGAAAAGAATAACAGAGAACCCACAAGGGATGACATCAAGAGTCTGCGAAACGTTAGGCAGATGTACAAGCAATATTCCctactgaagaagaaacaatcATTGCAAACACAGGAACCTTTTGTTCATAAATCAATTGAAATCGCTGCTCATAACAAAAACAACGATGAAATGGGTGAAATAGGTCCTACTCCTCAAGTGCACGGTAAGGCGATTAGTATTTTTGAGATGAATCTTTCGCCTATAAAACCTATATACATGGCGTTTACAAATGACATAAACATGAACAATGATAGCTCCAAAACAATCTCCAATGTATCTTCTCCAGAAAAGACCATATCTGTAAACTCATCGCCTGCGAATCGAACACTGGTAGCAGAATCAATATCCAACGTGAAACGCCAGTTAAACTTTCAAATACCGAAGGTTTCTCTTTCACGCACTCCGATTTCGTCACCCTGTAAGAAACAAGATGAACTGCATgcagaaaacaagaagttCAGCCCTACGACGAAACCTCTACTAGAATCCGACAAATCGTCGAGGTATTATGGCCCTAACTCACCACTAAGattggatgaagaaaacattCATTTGAATATTCCGTTTAATTCAAAAATCAAACGTCGGCTCCAAATGGGATATCCATCTTTACTAAAGACTCCCTCGAAGGATAATCATGTggatatttcaaattcatttaGTCCGTCACCCTTAATTAGAAGACCTTTGACAAAATCTCTGATAGAGCTGGCCAAGGAGCATACTGAAATCGTGAAAGAATTCAGTATATTGGAGGAAGAAGGGGATCGAGGTGAAAACGGAGAAGAAGGAAGTGATGAGGGTTGTAATGCTGACAAATgcgaagaagaagaggaaagcAAACTGGAGGATGGGTTGATTAGGTCAAAAGTTATGGCCGATATATTTCAAGAGGATGAAGTTGAGGGCAATCAAGGTAGGGAAGGCGCTTTTATAAGGAAACGACCTAAGAGAAGAAAGGTTATCAGAAGATCACGAGAAAACGATTTAGAAGACGAAACCTCGATTGTTAAGAGAGATGTTCATAAGGAACtaatgaaactgaagaaaagaaaagtggCAGAATTTTTGGGATCCACTTCACAACTCTCTGAGACTGAAtctgaaaatgatgacgaaGCAACAGGCGGTGTAATCCCAAAGCAAAAGCCCGCCTCTAAGCGCAAGGGCAGAAAGAAGTACAACCTTGTAAGTAATAATTTTAGAAGATTAAAACTACCTAAGAAAAACCGCTTCTTTAACAGACGCTCAGGACGGAGGTGA
- the SMKI11G1070 gene encoding putative short-chain dehydrogenase/reductase (similar to Saccharomyces cerevisiae YKL107W), whose protein sequence is MFWKKDPSVVWERKNIDDIDFSRLNVAIIGGTGGIGRAISRELAQRNASVVVVGQTFKDEEMKDKIKFIKADLSLVSECKRISHCDEIPYEKLTHLIFTTGIFASRQRQATSEGLEKDMAVSYLSRYIIFHDVAKRLGIARAKKDNLPKVFIAGFPGNGQVGDPNNLNSDEKKYNAYTTHMNTVAANESLVLDAKDRYANIDTFGLNPGLIKTSIRSNLLGSDSYLGRITEWIISWTCQSAEVYAKTICALMMSPAIESRSGTMFSNKGDAILPTPGLTKDVVEKFMESSELLVEKALQNQSSSTSSNE, encoded by the coding sequence ATGTTTTGGAAAAAGGATCCTAGTGTGGTTtgggaaagaaaaaatatcgaTGATATTGACTTTAGTCGTCTTAATGTGGCAATAATTGGTGGCACAGGTGGAATTGGGCGTGCGATAAGTAGAGAACTGGCCCAGAGAAACGCTAGTGTTGTTGTCGTTGGGCAAACGTTCAAGGACGAAGAGATGAAAGACAAAATTAAATTTATCAAGGCAGACTTGAGTTTAGTATCGGAATGCAAACGTATTTCACACTGTGATGAAATTCCCTACGAGAAGCTAACGCATTTGATTTTCACTACAGGTATCTTTGCATCACGCCAAAGGCAAGCCACAAGTGAGGGACTAGAGAAAGACATGGCAGTGAGTTATCTGAGTAGATATATCATCTTTCATGATGTCGCTAAGCGATTGGGAATTGCTAGGGCCAAGAAAGACAATTTGCCGAAGGTTTTCATCGCTGGCTTCCCAGGAAATGGTCAAGTGGGTGATCCAAATAATTTGAACtcagatgaaaaaaaatataatgcCTACACTACACATATGAATACAGTGGCAGCTAATGAAAGTCTGGTGCTGGACGCCAAAGACAGGTATGCGAATATAGATACCTTCGGTTTGAACCCTGGTTTGATCAAAACAAGTATTCGTAGTAATCTTCTCGGCAGTGATTCCTACCTTGGCCGCATCACGGAATGGATCATTAGCTGGACTTGTCAAAGCGCAGAGGTTTATGCTAAAACAATCTGTGCCTTGATGATGAGTCCTGCCATTGAGTCACGCAGTGGTACAATGTTTAGTAACAAAGGTGACGCCATTTTACCGACGCCTGGTTTAACTAAAGATGTGGTGGAGAAATTCATGGAAAGTTCGGAGCTTTTAGTTGAAAAAGCCTTACAGAATCAAAGTTCTTCTACCTCCAGTAACgaatag